The Neoarius graeffei isolate fNeoGra1 chromosome 7, fNeoGra1.pri, whole genome shotgun sequence genome includes a region encoding these proteins:
- the LOC132888839 gene encoding uncharacterized protein LOC132888839, with protein sequence MRWNEDRMKDSVQAPTSMRTYGSVLQEAVDRLSQAVLGKRWDEQYRSPGVYTGELLAMEYLYSQTGISLTPTLHNQEEEDQLVEDIDDEDIEDEGFEEETEDITVPVLTDDDHDIERRPSTTRRRAPSPPPLPELPSTSTGGGQCPVAAAAVPSTSGQGLHPAATAAATTSGAQGVIVGPDGIPGWDKVQELAAYLVDLRDAAYLTEPQVTEVIQLWAALPDSDKERIDYQPRHQERLSSGRFKAPKWSGVTPGVESVKRSLIGHPGGPAQWPGTSRLVDAMCTRLCTLHKCTTRKAGVSTPRWTRILDDYNHIRDLIITSPRLMADTTIQLFQINQRTLIQWFQQRLKGQEMSTLTQGLTPAPQIPVAPAQLPQPQEKLIVPPASSGQRHEFVFPPNLEGWAPLLRPGRRPKDRQDRPIAPTPPPVFPLPATLGTSALPVPTPFTLVQLPAMTVPAPPVPFLQLPATTLAASTPGAAPSVPAPPPPTGPPPPPAGPPPPVSRYTERNRHRRAAEEASGSAEKRKYVRGATYNMCSQCGKPKTKEYGHSRFGSATFCSQASGGKSVEEWLEEQRAQK encoded by the exons ATGCGCTGGAACGAGGACAGAATGAAGGACTCTGTTCAAGCACCCACTTCCATGCGCACCTACGGCAGTGTTCTGCAGGAGGCCGTGGATCGGCTCAGCCAAGCCGTTCTGGGAAAACGTTGGGATGAGCAGTACCGCAGTCCTGGAGTCTACACAG GTGAATTGTTGGCCATGGAGTACCTGTACAGCCAGACTGGCATATCACTTACTCCAACGCTccacaaccaagaggaggaggaccAGCTGGTGGAGGACATTGATGACGAGGACATTGAGGACGAAGGCTTTGAGGAGGAGACAGAGGACATCACAGTTCCTGTGCTGACTGACGATGACCATGACATTGAAAGGAGGCCCTCAACCACAAGGCGTCGGGCACCTTCACCACCACCTCTACCAGAACTGCCGTCCACGTCCACGGGTGGAGGTCAGTGTCCAGTTGCTGCTGCCGCCGTTCCGTCCACGTCGGGTCAAGGACTGCACCCTgctgctactgctgctgccaCCACTTCAGGGGCTCAG ggcGTCATCGTTGGACCGGATGGCATTCCTGGGTGGGACAAAGTGCAAGAGCTGGCTGCTTACCTGGTGGACCTGCGAGATGCCGCCTACCTCACTGAGCCACAGGTGACCGAGGTCATCCAGCTGTGGGCGGCACTCCCAGACAGCGACAAGGAGAGGATCGACTACCAGCCACGTCACCAGGAGCGGCTGTCGTCTGGTCGATTCAAGGCACCGAAGTGGTCTGGAGTCACACCGGGTGTGGAGAGCGTCAAGCGCAGCTTGATAGGTCACCCTGGGGGGCCGGCTCAGTGGCCTGGTACCAGCCGCTTGGTAGACGCCATGTGCACACGCTTGTGCACTTTGCACAAGTGCACTACCAGGAAGGCCGGTGTTTCCACTCCCAGGTGGACCAGAATTCTGGATGATTACAACCACATCCGTGACTTGATCATCACCAGCCCACGGTTGATGGCAGATACAACAATTCAGTTGTTTCAAATCAACCAGCGGACACTTATTCAGTG GTTTCAACAGCGGCTGAAAGGTCAGGAGATGAGTACACTCACTCAGGGACTGACTCCAGCACCCCAAATTCCCGTCGCCCCTGCCCAGCTTCCGCAGCCGCAGGAAAAACTGATCGTCCCTCCTGCATCATCTGGGCAACGACATGAATTTGTGTTCCCCCCGAATCTGGAGGGCTGGGCTCCTCTGCTACGCCCAGGCCGTCGCCCCAAAGACCGCCAAGACCGTCCAATTGCCCCCACCCCACCACCCGTTTTTCCTCTCCCTGCAACATTAGGCACCAGTGCACTGCCAGTGCCAACTCCCTTCACATTGGTACAGCTCCCAGCAATGACTGTTCCTGCACCACCTGTTCCCTTTCTCCAGCTCCCAGCCACGACTTTGGCTGCCTCAACACCTGGTGCAGCCCCATCTGTACCTGCGCCACCTCCGCCCACTGGCCCGCCGCCTCCTCCCGCTGGCCCACCACCTCCTGTTTCACGGTACACAGAGAGGAACAGGCATCGGCGAGCCGCTGAAGAGGCCAGTGGTAGTGCGGAGAAAAGAAAATATGTAAGGGGTGCGACATATAACATGTGTAGCCAATGTGGCAAACCCAAGACTAAAGAGTATGGGCATAGTCGCTTTGGGAGCGCGACTTTCTGTTCCCAGGCCTCAGGTGGCAAGTCTGTTGAAGAGTGGTTGGAAGAACAGAGAGCTCAAAAGTAG